GACTCAAAACCGCAAGATCCAAGGACAAAAACCAGGGCTAAAATCCCAAAAATTTTCATCTTAGCCTCCAAAGCTAAATCCCTTTCCAATCTTTATAAGGATAAGGGCCAAAATAACAAGGCCAACAGCTGCTATCATCTGGGTGTTTTTTGGGATTTCTCTATTTAAAATAGGAAATACTGCTGCAAGGGCAAAGCCTGCTATAAATCCGCCAGCATGACCCAGTATCCCTACCCTAGGTGATAGAAAAGAATAGATGACGTTTATAACTACAACAGAGATAAAACTAGAGCCAAAGCTTCTAATTATTTCATCATCCTTATATACAAACATCATTCCTATAGCAAGACCCAGCATACCGTATAAGCTTGTAGAGGCCCCTGCTGATACACTATAGGCAGATCCAAAAGCAAAGGATAACAAGTTGCCAAAAATCCCACTTATTAGATAGATTAGCAAGAAGGCAGTCTGTCCATATAACCTTTCAAAAACAGGACCCAAATTATATAGGAAATACATATTAAACATTATATGAAAAAATCCTATATGGATGAAGGAGGCTGTAAAAAGTCTCCACCATTGGCCATCTGCTACAAGGGGCTTGGCATTGGCGCCGAACCTGATTAGATTTTCAATATTTTCGCTACCACCAGTTAGGCTCATCAAGACAAAAACAACTATATTTATAAGCATAAGTCCTGAAGTAACCTTGGACTGGCTAAGCCTTTCAAGATTAAAATTATTTATATTCATAAAAAAATTATACCCCTTATATTCTTTGCTTAAATATAAATAGGGTATAATTCTCATTTTCAACCTATAATTTACTCTTTAGCTTGGGCAAAAATCCAAAAAATAAAAATAATACCAATAGCCCGACAAAGAAAATCCCACATATGATCCTGATTTTTTTATCTAGATAATATCCCCTAGGGACAAAAACACCTGCCAGGATAAGTCCTGCTACAAATCCTGTTATGTGGCCTTGGCTGTATTCAAATATAAAATCTGGCCTACCTGCTGTGATTCTAAAATAGATTTCACTTGCAATAAAAATAATTATCATAGGCAAGATAAATTGTTTTGCCCATTGGTTTAGATTTTGGTCTTTATAAAATAAAAGGGTCCCTATAGCTAGTCCGTATAGGCCAAAAAAACCTGTCGAAGATCCCCCTGCTGATTGCCATTTATCAGATATTAAAAAAGAAAACAAGTCATCAAAAAGTCCAGCCAATAAAAATACACCAAGCAAAACCCAAGGCCCAAATTTACTTTCTATACTTGGAGCCATCATGTAGATCACAAACATATTAAAAATAAAATGGATCCAACTGTGGTGGATAAAAAGAGAGGTCAGCAGTCTATAATACTGCCCCTCCTTTATAAGCTCAGAGTTTGATGCTCCAAAACGGACAAGGTTTGTAGAGCTAAATCCTCCATTTACAACAATCAAAACAAATATTATCAGATTTATAGTTAAAATCAAAGTTGTAGCCTTTGATTCTTTTAGTATATCAATTATATTTCTCATACAAATACTATACCTTATTTAGGATAAAAAATTAGCCGTATTTCTAAGTTTATTATAAACTTGGGGAGCTAATAATTTGATTTGGCTCTTTATTTCATTGTTGTCGTAGGAATCTTTTATGTGGTAGGTATAAATATAGTCAAACTTATTTCTCTGGTCGATTTTTTTGCCATCTTCATCTTCTAAAAATACAACTTTTACGTCTTTGTTATATCTTTTGGCAAGGCTTGCCACATTTTGTGAGCTATTACCGTCAAACTGTTCTACATTTTCTCCTAAGATCAAAAGGTCCTTGTCCTTGACTAGTTTTTCAAAATCCAAAGTCTCCATGATAAAATCCATAGAATTTGAAATGCTAGCCTTAAAAAACATATAAAGACCCCAAGCAACTCCTCCCCCTGATCCCAAGGATGGCATATCAACAGGTCCTGTGCCCAGAGTATCTTCTATGACTTTTTTAAAATTCGTACAGCCCTTATAAAGATTGGCCGTATCTAAGTCGCTAGCTCCCTTTCTGTAGACCCTACTTTTGAGGAAGGAATCATGACCAAAAACCGTATGGTTTGTAGATGTGGCAATTTTTATTTTTGCCTTCATAATCCTAGGATCTAGTTTTTCTAAATCGACCCTTCTAACCTTGACCATATTTTCTGCTATAGGATTTAGCTGCCTATCATACTCATCAAAAAATCTCACACCCAAGGCATAAAGCATACCCATTCCCATATCGCTAGTCGCAGTATCTCCTATACCTATATAAAAAGAATCAACTCCATTATCTAGGCCATCTACAAGCATCTCACCAAAACCAAGTGACGATGACTCCATAACCCTAAGCTCATCCTTATACATAAGCCTGATACCAGATGACTCCGCCATCTCCATGACTGCATGCTTATCCTTTAATATGTATCTAGCAGTTATGACATTATAAACCGGATCGTGTACATTTATATATTGGTAGGACCCATTTATAATAGCCTGCATAGCCTCTATAGTGCCCTCTCCTCCATCTAGGAAAGGCATAACCTCTACGTCTTCTTTTATGTTATTTTTAAAAATATTTCCTATCTCAACTGAGTTTTCAAAAGATTTGATAGAATCTATTCCAACTAATATT
This window of the Anaerococcus mediterraneensis genome carries:
- a CDS encoding rhomboid family intramembrane serine protease, with the translated sequence MNINNFNLERLSQSKVTSGLMLINIVVFVLMSLTGGSENIENLIRFGANAKPLVADGQWWRLFTASFIHIGFFHIMFNMYFLYNLGPVFERLYGQTAFLLIYLISGIFGNLLSFAFGSAYSVSAGASTSLYGMLGLAIGMMFVYKDDEIIRSFGSSFISVVVINVIYSFLSPRVGILGHAGGFIAGFALAAVFPILNREIPKNTQMIAAVGLVILALILIKIGKGFSFGG
- a CDS encoding rhomboid family intramembrane serine protease, coding for MRNIIDILKESKATTLILTINLIIFVLIVVNGGFSSTNLVRFGASNSELIKEGQYYRLLTSLFIHHSWIHFIFNMFVIYMMAPSIESKFGPWVLLGVFLLAGLFDDLFSFLISDKWQSAGGSSTGFFGLYGLAIGTLLFYKDQNLNQWAKQFILPMIIIFIASEIYFRITAGRPDFIFEYSQGHITGFVAGLILAGVFVPRGYYLDKKIRIICGIFFVGLLVLFLFFGFLPKLKSKL
- a CDS encoding glycerate kinase, giving the protein MKILVGIDSIKSFENSVEIGNIFKNNIKEDVEVMPFLDGGEGTIEAMQAIINGSYQYINVHDPVYNVITARYILKDKHAVMEMAESSGIRLMYKDELRVMESSSLGFGEMLVDGLDNGVDSFYIGIGDTATSDMGMGMLYALGVRFFDEYDRQLNPIAENMVKVRRVDLEKLDPRIMKAKIKIATSTNHTVFGHDSFLKSRVYRKGASDLDTANLYKGCTNFKKVIEDTLGTGPVDMPSLGSGGGVAWGLYMFFKASISNSMDFIMETLDFEKLVKDKDLLILGENVEQFDGNSSQNVASLAKRYNKDVKVVFLEDEDGKKIDQRNKFDYIYTYHIKDSYDNNEIKSQIKLLAPQVYNKLRNTANFLS